The Coregonus clupeaformis isolate EN_2021a chromosome 20, ASM2061545v1, whole genome shotgun sequence genome contains a region encoding:
- the LOC121559767 gene encoding uncharacterized protein LOC121559767, translating to MSKLTLIRLCFLLYLARPVVSGDLYHKVGGEIVLKPDKSTVPGPITSILWKHGKNKVAEWDKDFGGLDIYNVFKGRTTLNQATGELRISGLKKTDSGVYSVEFNSKLLDKTYKLSVIKAVPKPTITSSCNTNKTTCTLTCEGDTTDAEPVTYNWKVGEGAWLVGGKQLIVSKNDTGKSTNSYKYFCKMKNSAGEGEVSEPVGDVFGQEPSNIGAVVALVVFTILVLVAIVLTGWLVWKKKNAKGSDVVQPAPDKDVLMGDKDSQ from the exons ATGTCCAAACTAACGCTCATCAGATTGTGCTTCTTGCTTTATCTTGCGCGACCGGTGGTCTCCGGAG ATCTTTATCATAAAGTGGGAGGTGAGATCGTGTTGAAGCCAGACAAGTCCACAGTGCCTGGCCCCATCACAAGCATCCTATGGAAGCATGGGAAGAACAAGGTGGCAGAGTGGGACAAGGATTTTGGTGGTCTGGACATCTATAATGTCTTCAAAGGCCGCACAACCCTGAACCAGGCTACTGGAGAGCTGAGAATCAGTGGATTGAAGAAAACAGACAGTGGAGTTTATTCTGTGGAGTTCAACAGCAAACTGCTTGACAAGACATATAAACTATCTGTTATCA AGGCAGTCCCCAAACCCACAATCACTTCTTCCTGTAACACCAACAAAACCACCTGCACTCTGACCTGTGAAGGCGACACCACTGATGCTGAACCCGTCACCTACAACTGGAAAGTGGGAGAAGGGGCGTGGCTTGTCGGAGGAAAACAGCTGATTGTCTCTAAGAACGACACTGGCAAATCCACTAACAGTTACAAGTACTTCTGCAAGATGAAGAACTCTGCTGGAGAAGGGGAAGTCAGTGAGCCAGTTGGAGATGTGTTTGGCCAAG AGCCTTCCAATATCGGTGCTGTTGTTGCTTTGGTTGTCTTTACCATATTAGTACTTGTCGCCATCGTCTTAACAG GTTGGTTGGTGTGGAAGAAAAAAAACG cTAAAGGCAGTGATGTAGTCCAGCCAGCCCCAG ACAAAGATGTGTTGATGGGGGACAAAGACAGCCAGTAA